A region from the Triticum aestivum cultivar Chinese Spring chromosome 3D, IWGSC CS RefSeq v2.1, whole genome shotgun sequence genome encodes:
- the LOC123075566 gene encoding L-type lectin-domain containing receptor kinase IX.1-like, with product MAAAVSFSRRIHILMLLYYYSIWSLHPPRATSHSFSFNFSQPGGYDAQDFSFEGDAYYDSQSRRIELTKGGGSPNIQNSVGRALHAQPVPLWDVDTGELTRFTTSFTFRIKVNGPVSGDGLAFFLGHYPPTSIPDPLDNGKNLGLFNRNVSTVATGDERAVAVEFDTFLNPGIDTSGSHMGIDVNSIISRAYTNVTVHGKNLTAGLPMTCHISYGNDTKILAAVLQIGDVTYHVNTSVDLRQLLPNVVSIGFSGATGVAVELHQIMSWSFNSTLDPSPARKILWKQIAVVTGPIIGVIAIVCSFVGVRRWQLCTRKKPYKALANGRKHIGYHKLARATKKFAEENKLGQGGSAFVYRGLLKGSQVAIKRFKLVPSGEGRKAFEDELMIASRLRHKNLVKLIGWCYDGQRNLVEFICWWWDERYTRLFLVYELLQEGSLDRHLHGGNSLLPWSKRHEIILNLGSALQYLHVDCEQDQQCIVHGDIKSSNILLGSSFVAKLGDFGLARFVHHETGSQTTNVVQGTFGYIDPVFIDTSKRNRESDIYSFGIVLLEMVSGRNPTDQDMPPLSTWVWSKYNGNVILEAVDERLMNGQSTNGLQQMKHALLIGLLCAHQDPSNRPSITDAMNALGSDSEELTLDITPLEAVTH from the exons ATGGCTGCTGCTGTGAGCTTTTCCCGCCGAATACACATACTCATGCTTCTGTACTACTATTCCATATGGTCTCTGCACCCGCCTCGTGCTACCTCGCATTCTTTCAGCTTCAACTTCTCCCAGCCCGGTGGCTATGACGCCCAAGATTTCAGTTTCGAGGGCGATGCATACTACGACTCCCAGTCTCGGAGGATCGAGCTGACAAAAGGCGGCGGGAGTCCAAACATCCAAAACAGCGTGGGCCGAGCATTGCACGCGCAGCCGGTACCGCTGTGGGATGTCGACACTGGTGAGCTCACCCGGTTCACCACCTCCTTCACTTTCCGAATCAAGGTAAATGGTCCTGTCAGTGGCGATGGCTTGGCTTTCTTCCTCGGGCATTATCCTCCGACAAGCATTCCTGATCCCCTCGACAACGGCAAGAACCTTGGACTCTTTAACCGAAACGTCAGCACGGTCGCGACTGGCGATGAACGAGCGGTGGCGGTTGAGTTTGACACTTTCTTGAACCCCGGCATCGACACCAGCGGCAGCCACATGGGCATCGACGTTAACTCCATCATCTCGCGGGCGTACACCAACGTGACAGTGCATGGCAAGAACTTAACAGCCGGCCTGCCTATGACTTGCCATATCAGCTACGGAAACGACACAAAAATACTAGCCGCCGTTCTCCAGATCGGCGACGTCACCTACCATGTGAATACAAGTGTTGACCTGCGTCAGCTCTTGCCCAATGTTGTGTCCATCGGCTTCTCGGGTGCTACTGGCGTGGCGGTCGAGCTACACCAAATAATGTCCTGGTCATTCAACTCTACCTTGGATCCGTCGCCTGCACGGAAGATTTTGTGGAAACAAATAGCAGTGGTAACTGGGCCAATTATTGGAGTTATTGCAATCGTGTGCTCCTTTGTTGGAGTCCGTCGATGGCAGCTGTGCACAAGAAAGAAGCCATACAAAGCTCTCGCGAATGGCCGTAAACATATTGGGTATCATAAGCTGGCACGTGCGACCAAAAAATTCGCAGAAGAAAACAAGCTTGGTCAAGGAGGTTCTGCCTTTGTTTATCGGGGCCTTTTGAAAGGTAGCCAGGTGGCTATAAAGAGATTCAAGCTGGTTCCATCGGGCGAGGGGAGGAAGGCGTTCGAGGATGAACTCATGATCGCTAGTCGCCTACGGCATAAGAATCTTGTCAAGTTGATAGGCTGGTGCTACGATGGCCAGAGGAACCTGGTTGAGTTCATCTGCTGGTGGTGGGACGAAAGGTACACACGTCTCTTCCTTGTGTATGAGCTTTTGCAAGAAGGTAGCCTTGATCGACACCTACACGGGGGCAACAGTTTGTTACCGTGGTCCAAGAG GCACGAGATTATCCTCAACCTAGGTTCTGCACTACAATACCTCCATGTAGATTGCGAGCAAGATCAACAGTGTATCGTACATGGTGATATCAAATCGAGTAACATATTACTTGGCTCTTCGTTTGTTGCCAAGTTAGGTGACTTCGGATTGGCAAGATTCGTTCACCACGAAACCGGGTCACAGACCACAAATGTTGTACAGGGCACTTTTGGATACATAGATCCTGTGTTCATTGACACGAGCAAACGGAATAGGGAGTCAGACATCTACAGTTTCGGCATCGTCCTACTAGAGATGGTCTCTGGAAGGAACCCAACAGATCAGGATATGCCTCCATTGTCCACATGGGTATGGAGTAAGTACAACGGGAATGTGATCCTGGAGGCCGTAGACGAAAGGCTGATGAACGGCCAGTCTACTAATGGCCTTCAGCAGATGAAGCATGCACTACTCATCGGACTCTTGTGCGCGCACCAGGACCCGAGCAACCGACCGTCCATCACCGACGCCATGAATGCCCTTGGATCGGATTCCGAGGAGCTGACACTGGACATCACTCCCCTAGAGGCGGTGACACACTAA